A single region of the Candidatus Protochlamydia amoebophila UWE25 genome encodes:
- the secA gene encoding preprotein translocase subunit SecA, protein MFGFLKKIFGSAHDRLLNRYRKQVEEVNKWDQKFQSLSDEQLKAKTAEFRLRLKNGEMLDQLLPEAYAVVKAVCRRLNGTEIHVSGYNQRWDMVPYDVQVLGGIAMHNGAIAEMHTGEGKTLTAVMPLYLNALTGKPVHLITVNDYLAQRDCEWVGTVLRWLGLTTGALTNSVAIEKRKEIYESDVVYGTASEFGFDYLRDNSMAMSKEDQVQRGYYFAIIDEVDSILIDEARTPLIISGPVPDSRQMYDELKEGVAELVRRQRDLCNRLASDARKVVEEVEALGSGKKDKKLEESEQEAYRKLWLVGKGTPQNKILKRLKENPDIRAAIDKWDLYYHAEQNKEERTQTLAELYMIIDEKGNEYELTDKGINAWQTYTNGIGSPEDFIMMDIGDEYIKVDEDLSLDAESKMARKMQIKEEDAKRKERAHNLRQLLRAHLLMEKDVDYIIHDNKIVIIDENTGRPQPGRRFSDGLHQAIEAKEGVEIQKETQTYATITLQNFFRMYEKLSGMTGTATTEANEFKEIYKLDVLEIPTHRANRRVDFNDEIYMTEREKYNAILKEVREVHEKERPILIGTESVEVSEKLSRIFKQNGLEHTVLNAKQNEREAEIIAEAGKRAAITIATNMAGRGTDIKLEPGVADLGGLYVMGTTRHQSRRTDRQLRGRCARQGDPGNSKFYISFEDALLRLFASPRITSVLQKFRPPEGEPISAGMLNKSIETAQKRVEQRNYTMRKHTLEYDDVMNKQRQEIYAFRNEILGVGNIEPVAIEIIESVCSMGADQFFKSRSEEGGWNPEGYRQWLLHLFPVTFDEYFFDKEHLEIEEIEQMAADKVVEALKEKIASENAKVPGHLIAMGESPFPAHTAIRNLMIRKTDQMWQEHLLRMDHLRSDVTLRAVGQRDPLTEFKHEAFALFDELSRNLRTEVARSMFRFEIIAPQQTLEQLLQSGLRLETNRSLFVDLQNEQPSQEMAADEETQEESKIEENKPEPIVVGPRVGRNDLCPCGSGKKFKKCCNKVEIV, encoded by the coding sequence ATGTTTGGATTCCTCAAAAAAATCTTCGGCAGTGCTCATGACCGCCTATTGAATAGATACCGAAAACAAGTTGAAGAAGTCAACAAATGGGATCAGAAATTTCAATCTTTGAGTGATGAACAATTAAAAGCTAAAACGGCTGAATTTCGTCTGCGTCTCAAAAATGGAGAAATGTTAGACCAGCTTTTACCAGAGGCCTATGCGGTTGTTAAAGCTGTTTGTCGACGTTTAAACGGAACAGAAATTCATGTTTCTGGTTATAACCAACGTTGGGATATGGTTCCTTATGATGTGCAAGTCCTAGGTGGAATCGCTATGCATAATGGAGCTATTGCAGAAATGCACACAGGCGAAGGTAAAACTCTAACAGCAGTGATGCCTTTATATTTAAACGCCCTTACTGGTAAACCAGTCCATTTGATTACAGTTAATGATTATCTAGCGCAGCGAGATTGTGAATGGGTGGGAACTGTTCTTCGATGGCTCGGATTAACAACAGGCGCTTTAACTAATAGTGTAGCTATCGAAAAACGTAAAGAAATTTATGAAAGCGATGTCGTATATGGAACTGCTTCTGAATTTGGATTTGACTATTTACGTGATAATTCGATGGCTATGTCAAAAGAAGATCAAGTTCAACGAGGCTATTACTTTGCAATTATCGACGAAGTGGATTCGATTTTAATTGATGAAGCTAGAACGCCTTTAATTATTTCAGGTCCAGTTCCAGATAGCCGCCAAATGTACGACGAGTTAAAGGAAGGAGTGGCGGAACTTGTTAGACGACAGCGTGATTTATGTAATCGATTAGCTTCTGATGCTCGTAAAGTAGTGGAGGAAGTTGAAGCATTAGGAAGTGGAAAAAAAGATAAGAAGTTAGAAGAGTCTGAACAAGAAGCTTATCGAAAACTTTGGTTAGTTGGAAAAGGAACACCGCAAAATAAAATTCTCAAACGTTTAAAAGAAAATCCAGATATCCGAGCCGCTATTGATAAATGGGATCTTTATTATCATGCTGAGCAAAATAAAGAGGAGCGCACTCAGACTTTGGCAGAACTTTATATGATTATTGATGAAAAAGGTAATGAGTATGAATTGACTGACAAGGGAATTAACGCTTGGCAGACTTATACAAATGGAATTGGAAGTCCAGAAGACTTTATTATGATGGATATCGGTGATGAATACATCAAAGTTGACGAGGACTTATCTCTTGATGCGGAATCTAAGATGGCTCGTAAAATGCAAATTAAAGAAGAAGACGCAAAACGCAAAGAAAGAGCACATAACCTTCGTCAGTTGTTGAGAGCTCATCTATTAATGGAAAAAGATGTCGATTACATTATTCATGATAATAAAATCGTTATTATTGATGAGAATACAGGACGCCCTCAACCAGGAAGACGCTTTTCAGATGGCTTGCATCAAGCAATTGAAGCAAAAGAAGGTGTAGAAATTCAAAAAGAAACGCAAACTTATGCGACAATTACTTTGCAGAATTTTTTTCGCATGTATGAAAAATTGTCTGGGATGACGGGAACAGCAACAACAGAAGCTAATGAGTTTAAAGAAATTTATAAGCTCGATGTTTTAGAAATACCTACGCATCGAGCTAATCGACGTGTTGATTTCAATGATGAAATTTACATGACTGAAAGAGAAAAATATAATGCTATCTTGAAAGAAGTCAGAGAAGTACATGAAAAAGAGCGTCCTATTTTGATAGGAACAGAATCTGTGGAAGTATCTGAAAAACTTTCTCGTATTTTTAAGCAAAATGGGCTTGAGCATACCGTTTTAAATGCTAAACAAAACGAACGAGAAGCTGAAATTATTGCTGAAGCAGGGAAACGTGCCGCTATAACCATAGCAACTAATATGGCAGGTCGAGGGACGGATATTAAGTTAGAACCAGGAGTCGCCGATTTAGGTGGTTTGTATGTTATGGGAACTACGCGTCATCAATCTCGTCGTACTGATAGACAGTTAAGAGGTCGTTGTGCGCGACAAGGGGATCCAGGAAATTCTAAATTCTATATCTCCTTTGAAGATGCATTACTCCGTTTATTTGCTTCTCCTAGGATCACAAGTGTTTTACAAAAGTTTCGTCCACCTGAGGGTGAGCCTATTTCAGCGGGAATGCTTAATAAATCTATTGAAACAGCCCAAAAAAGGGTAGAACAACGTAATTATACTATGCGTAAACATACTTTAGAGTATGACGATGTCATGAATAAACAAAGACAAGAGATATATGCTTTCCGCAATGAAATCCTTGGAGTTGGTAATATTGAACCGGTCGCTATTGAAATTATTGAAAGTGTGTGTTCAATGGGCGCAGATCAATTTTTTAAAAGTCGCTCAGAAGAAGGGGGATGGAATCCAGAAGGATATCGTCAATGGCTTCTTCATCTTTTTCCTGTTACTTTTGATGAGTATTTTTTTGATAAGGAACATTTAGAGATAGAAGAAATAGAGCAAATGGCAGCCGATAAAGTAGTTGAGGCTTTAAAAGAAAAGATTGCAAGCGAGAATGCAAAAGTTCCAGGTCATTTGATTGCAATGGGAGAGTCTCCTTTTCCAGCTCATACTGCTATACGCAATTTAATGATCCGTAAAACTGATCAAATGTGGCAAGAGCATCTTTTACGTATGGACCACTTACGTTCTGACGTGACATTAAGAGCGGTAGGGCAGCGAGATCCTTTGACAGAGTTCAAACACGAAGCTTTTGCCTTATTTGATGAATTGAGTCGCAATTTAAGAACCGAAGTAGCGCGTTCTATGTTTAGGTTTGAAATTATTGCTCCTCAACAAACTTTGGAACAGCTTCTTCAATCAGGCCTCCGTTTAGAAACCAATCGCTCTCTTTTTGTAGACTTACAAAATGAGCAGCCTTCACAAGAAATGGCAGCGGATGAAGAGACGCAAGAAGAATCAAAGATAGAAGAGAATAAGCCTGAACCAATCGTAGTAGGCCCACGTGTTGGTCGCAACGATCTTTGTCCCTGTGGAAGTGGCAAGAAATTTAAAAAATGTTGTAATAAGGTTGAAATTGTATAA
- a CDS encoding aspartyl/asparaginyl beta-hydroxylase domain-containing protein: protein MILFEFDEETPFFPIKRFKEIHDIQINLPIIQDELIENKVWLRWGSDTYDQSGHCQFLSGNWTVFPIYFGNYSGHGMEVSAGLTLEQREQVLDSLPIRFPKTTALLKHFPSINFVALSRLHPHSNLAPHRHNNPLSFICHLGLIIPAEEQCGLKVKDQTFIWKKPGDGIVFNDNLEHSAWNHSNEERIILYIDFRRPLETFKK, encoded by the coding sequence ATGATTTTATTTGAATTTGATGAAGAAACTCCCTTTTTTCCAATCAAACGTTTTAAAGAAATTCATGATATTCAAATTAATCTTCCAATCATTCAAGATGAGTTGATCGAAAATAAAGTTTGGCTCCGATGGGGTAGTGATACCTATGATCAATCAGGTCATTGTCAATTTCTAAGCGGGAATTGGACTGTTTTTCCCATCTATTTTGGGAACTATTCAGGCCACGGAATGGAAGTCAGTGCAGGCTTAACTCTAGAGCAAAGGGAACAAGTATTAGATTCTCTTCCTATCCGATTTCCTAAAACGACAGCTCTTCTAAAACATTTCCCTAGCATTAATTTCGTCGCTCTTTCAAGGCTTCATCCTCACAGCAACTTAGCCCCTCATCGACACAACAATCCTCTCTCATTTATTTGCCATTTAGGATTAATTATTCCTGCTGAAGAACAATGCGGATTAAAAGTCAAAGATCAAACCTTCATTTGGAAAAAGCCAGGTGATGGGATTGTTTTTAATGACAACTTAGAACATAGCGCTTGGAATCATTCTAATGAAGAACGTATCATTTTGTATATTGACTTCAGAAGACCGTTAGAAACATTTAAAAAATAG
- a CDS encoding SLC13 family permease, translated as MMISLVIFVACYISFVLVPQHKAMFSLIGVAALIILQQIGLLAAFHEIHWNVMGLFMGTLILAELFLYSRVPAVFAEWLVDRSKTVRSALISIFLLSSIISMFVENVAVVLLIAPVALALCEKLKISPVKPLILLAMFSNLQGTATLIGDPPSMILGTYMKMTFGDFFVYLGKPGIFFIVQVGAFFTLWLAFYLFRNFKQPAELIKLEKVKSWIPSLLLVILIVGLSIGSPFDPDSSWMVGSFSMGLAIIGLIWHHLGPKWVFTEQILKTLDWKTTFFLMALFILVGAVRLEGWMDALAKWIVSHVPPNLLMVYFFLIFISLIISAFVDNVPYLLAMIPVVQQVADNTDFSLSLLMFALFIGTCLGGNITPVGASANIVAVSFLEKNGYSVTFSTYTYYGLLFTGMAIIPATITLWVLWS; from the coding sequence ATGATGATTTCTTTGGTGATCTTTGTAGCCTGCTATATTAGCTTTGTCTTAGTTCCTCAGCATAAAGCGATGTTTTCATTAATAGGCGTTGCTGCTTTAATTATTTTACAACAAATAGGGTTGTTAGCGGCTTTTCATGAAATTCACTGGAACGTTATGGGGCTTTTCATGGGGACATTGATTTTGGCAGAGTTATTTCTGTATTCGCGAGTCCCAGCTGTGTTTGCGGAATGGTTAGTTGACCGTTCAAAAACAGTAAGAAGCGCTTTAATTAGTATTTTTCTTTTATCAAGCATTATTTCTATGTTTGTTGAAAATGTTGCTGTTGTTTTGTTAATTGCCCCAGTTGCCTTGGCGCTTTGCGAAAAATTAAAAATTTCACCTGTAAAACCGCTGATTTTATTAGCCATGTTTTCCAATTTACAGGGAACAGCAACGTTGATTGGGGATCCGCCTAGTATGATTTTAGGCACTTATATGAAAATGACTTTTGGTGATTTTTTTGTTTATTTAGGAAAGCCTGGTATTTTTTTTATTGTGCAAGTGGGTGCTTTTTTTACACTGTGGTTGGCTTTTTATCTTTTCAGAAATTTTAAACAACCTGCTGAATTGATCAAACTCGAAAAGGTGAAATCTTGGATTCCTTCGTTATTGTTAGTGATTTTGATTGTAGGATTATCTATTGGCTCTCCTTTTGATCCAGATTCTTCTTGGATGGTAGGATCTTTTTCAATGGGTTTGGCTATAATAGGATTGATCTGGCATCATTTAGGCCCTAAATGGGTATTTACAGAACAGATTCTCAAGACGTTAGATTGGAAGACAACTTTTTTTTTGATGGCTCTATTTATTTTAGTCGGAGCTGTTCGTTTAGAGGGGTGGATGGACGCTTTAGCAAAGTGGATTGTGAGTCATGTTCCTCCTAATCTATTGATGGTTTATTTTTTTTTAATTTTTATTTCTTTAATCATATCAGCATTTGTCGACAATGTCCCTTATCTTCTCGCCATGATTCCTGTCGTGCAACAGGTAGCGGATAATACGGATTTTTCTTTGTCTCTCTTAATGTTTGCTTTATTTATTGGAACTTGTTTGGGAGGAAATATCACTCCTGTTGGTGCATCAGCAAATATAGTCGCAGTGAGTTTTTTGGAAAAGAATGGGTATTCTGTTACTTTTTCAACTTATACGTACTACGGACTTTTATTCACAGGAATGGCTATTATTCCGGCAACCATAACTTTGTGGGTCCTATGGTCTTAA
- the lpdA gene encoding dihydrolipoyl dehydrogenase encodes MMEIKKFDVAVLGGGPGGYPAAIRAAQRGKSVALIEAKELGGTCLNRGCIPSKALIAGAEVVDRIHEAKEFGIHVGEVNIDYAQLAFHKDRVIERMRKGLEGLMATNKITVFKGFGQFISPREIKIKGQDNTSITADQIIIATGSEPRNISAFPFDYERIHDSTSLLAMKTLPEKLIIVGGGVIGCEFASLYATLGVHVTILELLPRLISSEAIEVSQALTKAFIKRGIQVETGVKVQKIEQVEMGIQVQVEEGKHYVADCCLVAVGRSLNTKNIGLDKAGILVQENGMIAVNDKMQTNVDGIYAVGDIASKWWLAHVASHQGLIAADQICGKSSRMYYHAIPSVIFTHPEIATVGLSLEEATKRGYKAKLASFPFQALGKSQAALQAEGFAQIVVEEKSGQILGAQVVGYEASVMIAEMTLAIANELTVECVAETIHAHPTLPEAWLESALLGEGLPLHLPPKTQKKG; translated from the coding sequence ATGATGGAAATAAAAAAATTCGATGTGGCTGTTCTTGGAGGAGGCCCTGGCGGCTATCCAGCTGCGATTCGAGCAGCACAACGAGGTAAATCTGTTGCATTGATTGAAGCCAAAGAATTGGGTGGTACTTGTTTAAATAGGGGGTGTATTCCTTCAAAAGCTCTAATTGCTGGAGCAGAAGTTGTTGATCGCATCCATGAAGCGAAAGAATTTGGAATTCATGTGGGTGAAGTTAATATCGATTATGCTCAACTTGCTTTCCATAAAGACCGAGTGATTGAACGGATGCGTAAAGGCTTAGAAGGGCTTATGGCAACTAATAAAATTACTGTTTTTAAAGGATTTGGACAATTTATTTCCCCTCGAGAAATTAAAATCAAAGGTCAGGATAATACAAGTATTACCGCCGATCAAATTATCATCGCGACAGGATCAGAACCGCGTAATATTTCAGCTTTCCCATTTGACTATGAACGCATTCATGACTCTACCTCACTGCTAGCCATGAAAACTCTTCCTGAAAAACTTATTATCGTTGGAGGGGGAGTCATTGGCTGTGAATTTGCCTCTCTTTATGCCACTCTTGGTGTCCATGTGACAATCTTAGAATTGTTGCCACGTTTAATTTCGTCTGAGGCTATTGAAGTATCACAAGCATTGACAAAAGCATTTATTAAGCGAGGTATTCAAGTAGAAACAGGGGTAAAAGTTCAAAAAATTGAACAAGTTGAGATGGGAATACAAGTTCAAGTAGAAGAAGGAAAACATTACGTTGCTGACTGTTGTTTAGTCGCAGTAGGTCGTTCTCTCAATACTAAAAACATTGGACTTGACAAAGCAGGTATTTTAGTTCAAGAAAATGGGATGATTGCTGTCAATGATAAAATGCAAACAAACGTTGATGGTATTTACGCGGTAGGGGACATTGCATCGAAGTGGTGGTTAGCTCACGTTGCTTCTCACCAAGGCCTTATAGCAGCAGACCAAATTTGTGGAAAAAGTAGTCGTATGTATTATCACGCGATTCCTTCCGTAATCTTTACTCATCCTGAAATCGCAACAGTCGGATTATCACTTGAAGAAGCGACGAAAAGAGGATATAAAGCTAAGTTGGCGAGCTTTCCTTTTCAGGCGCTTGGAAAATCTCAAGCTGCTTTACAGGCAGAAGGATTTGCCCAAATTGTTGTCGAAGAAAAATCAGGACAGATTCTTGGCGCTCAAGTTGTTGGTTATGAAGCCTCTGTAATGATTGCAGAAATGACTCTCGCTATTGCGAACGAATTGACCGTGGAATGTGTGGCAGAAACCATCCATGCCCATCCTACTCTACCGGAAGCTTGGCTAGAATCAGCACTACTAGGGGAAGGTTTACCCTTGCATTTACCCCCTAAAACGCAAAAAAAGGGATAA
- the lipA gene encoding lipoyl synthase: MENSPKTRRLNILPDNPENTGDGVVGLGRFPSWLHRPLPKGNQLQITGQVINQNRLHTVCEEAKCPNLLECWTKKTATFLVMGKECSRNCGFCDIDFSKNPKPLDRSEPSRVALSVQQLGLKHVVITMVARDDLSDGGSSHLVEVIEAIRQTNEDVTIEVLTSDFEGNRKALSFVLQAKPEIFNHNIETVRRLTPRVRHKATYERTLSVLEQAAQKKYHSQLKVKSGIMVGLGETEEEIFETLLDLKRVGCEIVTIGQYLQPNRQKLLVKSFVHPDIFKKYEQYGLSIGIPHLYCGPFVRSSYNANLVLMRANQKEAIVNSE, encoded by the coding sequence ATGGAAAACTCTCCAAAAACTCGTCGCTTAAATATCCTACCAGATAATCCTGAAAATACTGGAGATGGTGTGGTAGGGCTTGGCCGCTTTCCTTCATGGTTGCACCGGCCACTTCCTAAAGGAAACCAACTTCAAATTACTGGGCAAGTCATCAACCAAAATCGCTTACACACTGTTTGCGAAGAGGCTAAATGTCCCAATCTCTTAGAATGTTGGACTAAAAAAACTGCCACATTTCTTGTAATGGGTAAAGAGTGTTCACGTAACTGTGGTTTTTGTGATATAGACTTTTCAAAAAATCCTAAACCCCTAGATCGAAGTGAACCGTCGAGAGTTGCTTTATCTGTCCAACAGTTAGGATTAAAGCACGTTGTAATCACAATGGTAGCACGAGATGATTTGTCTGATGGAGGAAGTTCTCATCTCGTCGAGGTCATTGAGGCGATTAGGCAAACTAATGAAGATGTAACTATTGAGGTCTTAACTTCGGATTTTGAAGGAAATCGAAAGGCTCTAAGCTTTGTTTTACAAGCTAAACCTGAAATTTTTAATCATAATATTGAAACAGTTCGCCGTTTAACTCCACGTGTTAGACATAAAGCCACTTATGAAAGAACTTTAAGTGTACTTGAACAAGCTGCCCAAAAGAAATATCACTCCCAACTTAAGGTTAAATCAGGGATAATGGTGGGGTTAGGTGAGACTGAAGAAGAAATTTTTGAAACATTATTAGATTTAAAAAGGGTAGGATGTGAAATTGTCACCATTGGACAGTATTTACAACCTAATCGGCAAAAACTCCTTGTAAAATCTTTTGTTCATCCTGATATATTTAAAAAATATGAACAATATGGATTGAGTATAGGAATACCTCATCTTTATTGTGGACCTTTTGTTAGATCTAGCTATAACGCAAATTTAGTTCTTATGCGTGCAAATCAAAAAGAAGCAATTGTTAACAGCGAATAG
- a CDS encoding HEAT repeat domain-containing protein has translation MMQESGEPFEHYPLVDAMDHEILMHRDAHFGGLFSVMLDYYKGEGKGIQPDFTIERIERLATLEAEMKENLAALFFTASEAQKVADARAAYQNLRSIYEIQNQQNRFPRLIADLILSEDEEAEKEVNAIVAEKDKIVPLLIECLGNEQFYDPIFPGYGLLPSLIVKCLGKIGDKRAIISLFEALGQGDFFADEQILRALKAIGDPAKAFLLKVVCGKPLNEDNERAAIGLLAFKENPEVANTCFNLLKNEDIQKRPCLSTYLALACIGLQDEHLRQEFRQMVTQPQLNAMLKEDMKGILHSWDHLDQ, from the coding sequence ATGATGCAAGAATCAGGCGAACCATTTGAACATTATCCTTTAGTAGATGCAATGGATCATGAAATTTTGATGCATCGAGACGCTCATTTTGGCGGTCTCTTTTCTGTCATGTTAGATTATTATAAAGGAGAAGGAAAAGGAATTCAGCCTGACTTTACAATTGAGAGGATTGAACGATTGGCAACTCTCGAAGCTGAAATGAAAGAAAATTTAGCAGCTTTATTTTTTACAGCATCGGAAGCGCAAAAAGTGGCTGACGCGAGAGCAGCGTATCAAAATTTACGTTCTATTTATGAAATTCAAAATCAACAAAATCGTTTTCCTCGATTGATTGCTGATTTAATTTTATCTGAAGACGAAGAAGCAGAAAAAGAAGTGAATGCCATTGTGGCAGAGAAAGATAAAATTGTTCCTCTTCTTATTGAATGTTTGGGCAATGAGCAATTTTATGATCCAATTTTTCCTGGCTATGGATTGCTACCCTCTTTGATAGTTAAATGTTTAGGTAAAATTGGAGATAAACGAGCCATTATTTCTTTATTTGAAGCGCTTGGTCAAGGAGATTTTTTTGCAGATGAACAAATACTTAGAGCGCTCAAAGCAATTGGGGATCCTGCAAAGGCTTTTTTATTAAAAGTTGTTTGTGGGAAACCTTTGAATGAAGATAATGAACGTGCTGCGATTGGTTTACTTGCTTTTAAAGAAAATCCTGAAGTTGCAAATACATGTTTTAATTTATTAAAAAACGAAGATATTCAAAAAAGACCTTGCCTCTCCACTTATTTGGCTTTAGCTTGCATAGGTTTACAAGATGAGCATTTAAGACAAGAATTTCGGCAAATGGTTACCCAGCCGCAACTCAATGCAATGTTGAAAGAGGATATGAAAGGAATTCTTCACAGTTGGGATCATCTCGATCAATAA
- a CDS encoding tetratricopeptide repeat protein → MQLKYIDGDAPSNYFALSSSPDPKLSQSTINNGKTYILLGSFEKTYPLMRRIGIGIYITFKTLCTLGLGLFSENVREDWKSFWSGKKSKIIYSSSPSFLPIKLLADQGDAKAQYKLGVIYANGRGITQSDTEAFKYFKLAADQGHAVAQYNLGVIYDNGQGITQSEQEAIKYYKLAADQGDADAQYNLGVIYANGQGITQSDAEAFKYFKLAADQGDADAQYELGVRYANGQGITQSDTEAFKYFKLAADQGDADAQYNLEVRYSNGRGVIQSDQEAFKYFKLAADQGDADAQYELGTL, encoded by the coding sequence ATGCAATTAAAATATATAGATGGCGATGCTCCTAGCAACTACTTTGCTCTTTCTTCTAGCCCAGATCCAAAATTAAGCCAAAGTACAATAAACAATGGTAAAACATATATCCTTTTAGGAAGCTTTGAAAAAACATACCCTTTAATGCGTAGAATTGGAATTGGAATATATATAACTTTTAAGACTTTATGTACGTTAGGCTTGGGGCTTTTTTCTGAAAATGTTCGAGAAGATTGGAAGTCTTTTTGGAGCGGTAAAAAAAGTAAAATTATTTACTCTTCTTCTCCCTCATTTTTACCAATTAAACTTTTGGCAGACCAAGGCGATGCAAAAGCTCAATATAAACTTGGAGTCATATATGCCAATGGGCGGGGTATTACACAATCAGATACAGAAGCTTTTAAATATTTTAAACTCGCTGCCGATCAAGGTCATGCAGTTGCTCAATATAACCTTGGAGTCATATATGACAATGGGCAGGGTATTACACAATCAGAGCAAGAGGCTATTAAATATTACAAACTCGCTGCCGATCAAGGTGATGCAGATGCTCAATATAATCTTGGAGTCATATATGCCAATGGGCAGGGTATTACACAATCAGATGCAGAAGCTTTTAAATATTTTAAACTCGCTGCCGATCAAGGTGATGCAGATGCCCAATACGAGCTTGGAGTCAGGTATGCCAATGGGCAGGGTATTACACAATCAGATACAGAAGCTTTTAAATATTTTAAACTCGCTGCCGATCAAGGTGATGCAGATGCTCAATACAACCTCGAAGTCAGATATTCCAATGGACGAGGTGTTATACAATCAGATCAAGAAGCTTTTAAATATTTTAAACTCGCTGCCGATCAAGGTGATGCAGATGCCCAATACGAGCTTGGAACTCTGTAA
- a CDS encoding FAD-dependent thymidylate synthase, whose protein sequence is MLTDDYEEFTESQIQTLKRYVTNTSSHVFALRNLPEVIKGALFSRYSRSSLGLRSLLLKEFISNNDETAFEDIVGVAFKEEEKQQTHQSEAIRKAQAFYDRILDGYGDDSIGELGGAHLAIENVSMMAAKLIEDHRIGGSPLEKSTRYIYFDQKVNGEYLFYREPILMTSAYRDSYVQTCNMLFDTYSRLIPPMTAIIEQRFPKDPSISKTAYTAALRAKVLDCLRGLLPAGTLTNMGIYGNGRFFEHLIHRMNCQNLAELQDIAKRSHQELSKIIPSFVRRSDPTHRTHQSYAQFLETMQSELRLIAEQYLGKCDRSLQPGVRLVSSDPEAVTKVAAALLFSLGDKGFADIWNQCKRLSDEELARILDAGCNARENRRQKSPRALEHAEFTFEIISDFGAYRDLHRHRILTQERQLLCCDYGFYIPPEIQNTPYEEAYCHALNQAKEVFDLISSELPEEAQYIVPMAYNIRWYFHVNLRALQWLCELRSAPAGHPSYRHIAQTMARLTCEAFPAFERFFKFVDYEGYELGRLDQEQRKIDKQQSLLI, encoded by the coding sequence ATGCTAACAGATGATTATGAAGAGTTCACTGAATCGCAAATTCAAACATTAAAGCGATATGTTACCAATACATCTAGTCATGTTTTCGCATTGAGAAATTTACCCGAAGTCATTAAAGGCGCGCTTTTTTCGCGTTATTCGCGATCTAGTCTGGGATTAAGAAGTTTATTACTTAAAGAATTCATTTCTAACAATGATGAAACGGCATTTGAAGATATTGTTGGAGTAGCTTTCAAAGAAGAAGAGAAACAACAAACTCATCAAAGTGAGGCCATTAGAAAAGCGCAAGCTTTTTACGATCGAATTTTAGATGGTTATGGAGATGACTCAATTGGCGAATTAGGAGGAGCTCATCTAGCGATTGAAAATGTTTCTATGATGGCCGCTAAACTGATTGAAGACCATCGTATTGGAGGATCTCCTCTTGAAAAATCGACTCGCTATATTTATTTTGATCAAAAAGTGAATGGAGAATACCTTTTCTATCGAGAACCAATTTTAATGACTTCAGCTTATCGCGATAGTTATGTGCAAACCTGTAATATGTTATTCGATACGTATAGTCGTTTAATTCCTCCAATGACAGCTATTATTGAACAACGATTCCCCAAAGATCCCTCTATTTCTAAAACCGCTTATACAGCCGCGTTGCGAGCTAAAGTTTTAGACTGTTTACGAGGCTTACTACCTGCCGGAACCCTTACCAATATGGGAATTTACGGAAATGGTCGGTTTTTTGAACATCTTATTCACAGAATGAACTGTCAAAATTTGGCAGAATTACAAGATATCGCTAAAAGAAGTCATCAAGAGCTTTCTAAAATCATTCCTTCGTTTGTACGCCGCTCAGATCCAACCCATCGTACGCATCAAAGTTACGCCCAGTTTTTAGAAACAATGCAATCGGAACTTAGACTAATTGCCGAGCAATATCTTGGTAAATGTGATCGATCACTTCAACCCGGAGTTCGTCTGGTTTCTTCCGATCCAGAAGCTGTCACTAAGGTCGCCGCTGCTCTTCTGTTTTCACTAGGGGACAAAGGATTTGCAGACATTTGGAATCAATGTAAGCGGTTGTCCGATGAAGAGCTCGCGCGAATTTTAGATGCCGGTTGTAATGCACGTGAAAATAGGCGACAAAAATCTCCAAGAGCTCTCGAACATGCTGAATTTACTTTCGAAATCATCTCAGATTTTGGCGCTTATCGAGATTTACATAGACATCGCATTTTAACGCAAGAACGACAACTTCTTTGTTGCGACTACGGATTTTATATTCCTCCAGAAATTCAAAACACTCCTTACGAAGAAGCATATTGTCATGCACTCAACCAAGCTAAAGAAGTTTTTGATTTGATTTCAAGCGAACTTCCTGAAGAAGCTCAATATATCGTTCCAATGGCGTATAATATTCGTTGGTATTTTCATGTGAATTTGCGTGCACTTCAGTGGCTCTGCGAATTACGTTCTGCTCCAGCAGGTCATCCAAGTTATCGCCATATAGCTCAAACAATGGCTAGACTAACCTGTGAAGCCTTTCCTGCTTTCGAAAGATTTTTTAAATTTGTCGATTACGAAGGATACGAATTAGGAAGACTCGATCAAGAACAAAGAAAAATTGATAAACAACAATCTCTTCTTATTTAA